In Candidatus Eisenbacteria bacterium, one genomic interval encodes:
- a CDS encoding peptidylprolyl isomerase, with translation MLGRNPLTGVTTLCIAAALLVSITVAPASTAPATTAATTPSEAQAVVLETTLGDIVIKLDPVKAPKTSANFAKLVKQGFYDGVSFHRVIANFMIQGGDPNSKNTNPADDGQGGPGYTVEAEIGLPHVRGAVATARQGDQVNPTRASSGSQFFIDLTKLPSLDAGGYTVFGQVIKGMDAVDKIAAFASDAKLPQAGGGGRNPGKKALIKKARLAPLSSFEGVAPPASSVKPAATLADSTHH, from the coding sequence ATGCTCGGACGCAACCCCTTGACGGGTGTCACGACGCTCTGCATCGCTGCTGCGCTGCTCGTTTCTATCACCGTGGCGCCGGCGTCGACCGCCCCGGCGACGACCGCCGCGACCACTCCGTCCGAAGCGCAGGCCGTCGTGCTCGAGACGACGCTCGGCGACATCGTCATCAAGCTGGACCCGGTCAAGGCGCCGAAGACCAGCGCGAACTTCGCCAAGCTGGTGAAGCAGGGATTCTATGACGGCGTGTCCTTTCATCGCGTGATCGCGAACTTCATGATTCAGGGTGGCGACCCCAATTCGAAGAATACGAACCCGGCCGATGACGGACAGGGTGGTCCCGGCTACACCGTCGAGGCCGAGATCGGCCTGCCACACGTGCGTGGAGCCGTGGCGACCGCTCGCCAGGGCGATCAGGTCAACCCGACCCGGGCGTCGAGCGGAAGCCAGTTCTTCATCGACCTCACCAAGCTCCCGTCGCTCGACGCAGGCGGCTATACGGTGTTCGGCCAGGTGATCAAGGGCATGGACGCGGTCGACAAGATCGCCGCCTTTGCATCCGACGCCAAGCTGCCGCAAGCGGGTGGCGGCGGGCGCAACCCCGGCAAGAAGGCTCTCATCAAGAAGGCCCGGCTCGCGCCGCTGAGCAGCTTCGAAGGCGTCGCTCCTCCTGCTTCGAGCGTCAAGCCGGCGGCGACTCTCGCGGATTCGACTCACCACTAG
- the pgeF gene encoding peptidoglycan editing factor PgeF: protein MWKLDSDGTPPLWRHLDDPHLARIAFTTRLGGVSPPPYDSLNLGRSTADDASFVAANRTRVLAALDLSIDRLATAGQIHGAVVTRVNSPGLHPDCDALVTTHPGLALAVSGADCLPILFTTHRGVAVAHAGWRGVAAHIPRRALEALCDATGLSAGDVHVHFGPANRPCCYEVGPEVAAHFPAPCVTHRGESLRLDVPGAARLQLEAVGVDPAAIQDVGECTSCSNGRYFSHRRDRGVTGRQWGVVAMATRA from the coding sequence ATGTGGAAACTCGATTCGGACGGAACACCGCCGCTGTGGCGGCACCTCGATGATCCTCATCTCGCGCGGATCGCGTTCACGACCCGCCTCGGCGGTGTGAGCCCTCCGCCCTACGATTCACTCAATCTCGGCCGATCGACAGCGGACGACGCTTCCTTCGTCGCAGCCAATCGCACCCGTGTCCTTGCCGCTCTCGACTTGTCGATCGATCGACTCGCAACCGCCGGCCAGATCCATGGCGCCGTCGTCACCCGAGTGAACTCGCCCGGCCTGCATCCGGACTGTGATGCGCTCGTCACCACTCACCCGGGTCTCGCCCTTGCCGTGTCTGGTGCTGACTGCCTTCCCATTCTGTTCACGACCCACCGCGGCGTGGCCGTCGCTCACGCCGGCTGGCGCGGCGTCGCCGCCCACATCCCGCGACGTGCGCTCGAAGCGCTGTGCGACGCAACGGGCCTGAGTGCCGGCGACGTTCATGTCCATTTTGGCCCCGCCAATCGCCCGTGTTGTTATGAAGTGGGCCCGGAAGTGGCGGCTCACTTTCCGGCGCCTTGCGTGACCCATCGAGGTGAAAGCCTGCGCCTCGACGTCCCCGGTGCCGCCCGCCTTCAGCTCGAAGCGGTCGGGGTCGACCCCGCCGCCATCCAGGACGTCGGAGAGTGCACCTCGTGCAGCAATGGCCGGTACTTCTCGCACCGTCGGGACCGGGGAGTCACCGGACGCCAGTGGGGTGTCGTGGCGATGGCGACACGCGCCTGA